A section of the Fusarium falciforme chromosome 8, complete sequence genome encodes:
- a CDS encoding AB hydrolase-1 domain-containing protein: MVLPVLKKAALLVAVAASSVIAENHFPDSTTCDEKCQNTTFNAAQWISEQQSDPTFEFYKAPSKFSADLGPGVVLEAEEVTDLTNYLVPSGLTMSRVIYTTEDINGKIIPASAYVLWPYSPYPANPNSKKQPMPMVAWAHGTTGTFKPCAPSSYRALQYHFQAPFALALQGIAVVAPDYAGLGVSELPNGDTIPHPWVAAPAHANDLANAVTAARSAFSDLLDPKGPFVAMGHSQGGGAAWAFAERQAKKPLKGYQGTVAIAPVTRILDDLAYFDDNDIVAAVTFGQTALIDSVSKIYPEYNYTGLTSKSYDRWHNILAKVDGCFPLLPLVFGDLKPEEVAQPKWYEDDIPKKWAKKVEAGRKTFAGPLLVLNGANDSVVRQEGVKAAVDDTCNLIQKSRLKDSIEHVTYNAMDHFPVIQASQMKWMGWIKDRLSGKAVEKRGCSSEIVPGLRTESTVQTSTPNFFLSFFRQDEAWKYGL; the protein is encoded by the exons ATGGTTCTCCCAGTTCTCAAAAAAGCCGCCCTCCTGGTAGCTGTAGCTGCCTCCAGCGTCATCGCAGAGAATCATTTCCCCGACTCAACAACCTGCGACGAAAAATGCCAGAACACGACTTTCAACGCTGCCCAATGGATTTCGGAGCAGCAGTCTGATCCAACCTTTGAATTCTACAAGGCCCCCTCCAAGTTCTCAGCCGATCTTGGCCCTGGTGTTGTTcttgaggccgaggaggtcaCGGATCTCACCAACTATCTCGTTCCCAGTGGCTTGACCATGTCTAGAGTCATCTACACCACCGAAGATATCAATGGAAAAATTATTCCGGCTTCTGCCTATGTTCTATGGCCTTATAGCCCCTACCCTGCAAACCCCAACTCGAAGAAGCAGCCCATGCCCATGGTGGCCTGGGCCCACGGCACCACAGGCACCTTCAAACCGTGTGCGCCTAGCAGCTACCGAGCACTTCAATATCACTTTCAGGCTCCCTTTGCTTTAGCACTCCAAGGAATTGCTGTTGTAGCTCCGGACTATGCTGGTCTGGGCGTCTCTGAGCTGCCCAATGGAGACACTATCCCCCATCCTTGGGTAGCCGCTCCGGCTCACGCCAATGATCTTGCCAATGCTGTTACGGCAGCTCGGTCAGCATTTTCTGACTTGTTAGACCCTAAGGGACCTTTTGTTGCGATGGGACACTCCCAAGGCGGTGGTGCTGCT TGGGCATTTGCCGAAAGACAAGCCAAGAAGCCTCTCAAGGGTTACCAAGGCACCGTCGCCATCGCCCCCGTCACCAGGATCCTTGACGACCTCGCCTATTTCGATGACAACGACATCGTAGCGGCCGTCACCTTCGGCCAAACCGCTCTGATCGACTCTGTCAGCAAGATTTATCCCGAGTACAACTACACGGGATTGACCTCCAAGTCCTACGATCGCTGGCACAACATTCTGGCCAAGGTTGACGGCTGCTTTCCTCTCCTTCCTCTGGTCTTTGGTGATCTTAAGCCAGAGGAGGTGGCTCAGCCAAAGTGGTACGAGGATGACATCCCTAAGAAATGGGCCAAGAAGGTTGAGGCCGGACGAAAGACATTCGCTGGACCTCTTCTTGTCCTAAATGGAGCCAACGATAGTGTTGTCCGCCAAGAGGGCGTCAAAGCAGCCGTCGATGACACCTGCAACCTTATCCAGAAGTCTAGACTCAAGGATAGCATCGAGCACGTCACCTACAACGCCATGGATCACTTCCCTGTTATCCAGGCTAGTCAGATGaagtggatgggatggattaAGGATAGGCTTTCTGGAAAGGCGGTTGAGAAGAGAGGCTGCTCTTCGGAGATTGTTCCTGGATTGAGGACGGAATCCACCGTGCAGACATCCACTCCCAACTTTTTCCTCTCATTTTTCCGTCAGGATGAGGCCTGGAAGTATGGTCTTTAA
- a CDS encoding Cupin type-1 domain-containing protein codes for MLSKSIISAILAWPALVAAAPHNVEERAAPELTITQKLRLADTEIDRFKLLPDDKDFVFDFNKQDGLAAGVANAVTFPALVGTGQTFTVGEFEPCSMAVVHIHPRAAELQAVISGRIYTEMVPESGVTDAEGNQRVIRNEIGPKMMTVFYQGSFHTQMNPDCEPAVVVTTFSSEDMGASLIANNLFALKNETIANTFGQSIAGEDIDKVRDAIPKTITFKVEECLAKCGKTKRQA; via the exons ATGCTTTCCAAGTCCATCATCAGCGCTATTCTGGCCTGGCCCGCTCTTGTGGCTGCCGCCCCTCACAACGTTGAGGAGCGCGCTGCTCCCGAGCTTACCATTACGCAGAAGCTGCGACTGGCTGATAC TGAGATCGACCGATTCAAGCTTCTCCCTGATGACAAGGACTTTGTCTTTGACTTCAACAAGCAGGACGGTCTTGCTGCTGGTGTCGCCAACGCTGTGACCTTCCCTGCCCTTGTTGGTACTGGCCAGACCTTTACTGTCGGCGAGTTTGAGC CTTGCTCCATGGCCGTTGTCCACATCCACCCCCGAGCCGCCGAACTCCAGGCCGTCATCTCCGGTCGCATCTACACCGAGATGGTCCCCGAATCCGGCGTCACCGACGCTGAGGGCAACCAGCGCGTCATCCGCAACGAGATCGGCCCCAAGATGATGACCGTCTTCTACCAAGGTTCCTTCCACACCCAGATGAACCCTGACTGCGAGCCTGCGGTTGTCGTCACCACCTTCTCCTCCGAGGACATGGGTGCTAGCTTGATTGCCAACAACCTGTTTGCTCTTAAGAACGAGACCATTGCCAACACTTTTGGTCAGAGCATTGCTGGTGAGGATATTGACAAGGTTCGGGATGCTATCCCCAAGACTATCACCTTTAAGGTTGAAGAGTGTCTTGCCAAGTGTGGCAAGACGAAGCGACAGGCTTAG